In the Saccharococcus thermophilus genome, GCACCCTACAGACGTAAAAAGGGCTGATGGAACATAGACGGTTCAGCCCTTTTTTCTTTATTGCGCACGGTACGTTTTCGCAAACACAGTATAACGGTCCACTTGCCGACGATCGACTTCATAGCCGATTCCAGGCGCCTCTGGTACCACAATGGTTCCGTTATGCACAACCACTTCCGGAACAATAATGTCTTTTTCCCAATAGTGGGAAGAAGCAGCGGTATCCCCCGGCATCGCGAAATTTTCTAACGTCGTTATCGCGATATTATGCGCCCGGCCGACCCCCGCTTCAAGCATGCCGCCGCACCAGACGGGAATGCCGTTTGCCTGACAAAGGTCGTGAATCCGCTTTGCCTCGGTCAAACCGCCGACCCGTCCAATTTTTATGTTTACAATTTGGCAGCTGCCAAGCTGAATCGCTTTTCGAACGTCTTCTATCGAATGAATGCTTTCGTCTAAGCAAATAGGGGTATTAATATGGCGCTGCAATGTCGCATGGTCAACAATATCATCGGCGGCAAGCGGCTGTTCGATCATCATCAGCTGAAACTCGTCCAGCGCTCTTAAACGGTCGATGTCTTGCAAAGAATAGGCCGAATTCGCATCCGCCATCAGCGGAACATCAGGAAAGCGGCGGCGGACTTCGCGAATGATATCGACATCCCATCCAGGCTTAATTTTAATTTTAATGCGGCGATATCCTTCCTGTACGTATCGTTCGATAACCCGTAATAAATCATCCACATTCTTTTGAATACCGATGCTTACTCCGACTTCAATGCTGCTTTTTGTTCCGCCGAGAGCTTTATGTAACGGCAACTGCTGTTTTTTGGCAAATAAATCCCATACCGCTCCTTCGATGGCTGCTTTTGCCATTTGGTTTTTGCGAATGACGGAAAACCGTTGTCCCAGCTCGTCAGGATGCTCCAAAGAAGTTTGAAACAATAGTGGTAATAAAAAGTCCTCTAACATATGCCAATTCGTTTTTACCGTTTCCTCATTATACCAAGGGGACGAAAAGGCAACCGATTCGCCCCATCCAGACACTCCATCTTCGTCGATTGCCTCTACTAAAATAAATTCTTTGTTTCGAAACGTTCCAAAACTTGTCGTAAACGGTGATTTCAGCTCCATCTGCAAATGGCGTAATACAACATATTTTACATTGATCCCCATCCGTAATCCTCCTACTTATAACGGCAATTGGTCACGCCTTACACACCATAATATAAGACCGGTTCACGTTCGCGGCGAATGACATGCGCCACCGCCCATCCATCGCGAAAGAGGCGGGTGAAAACAGCACGGATTTAAAGGCGCCGATGATAATGCCGCCGTTTTTCGCCGCCGTCACCGTCTGATGGGTCGGAATTGGAGATACCCCCCATATTTCCGCTTCTAATCGCGCCATTTCATTCAGCTCTTCCATCGTCTCAATTTTTCGCAGCGAGATATTCACCTTCTGCCTCTCCTTGCAACGGGAAATGTTCAAATGTTTCCATAATGGTTTTTGCCAATATTTCAATGCCTACTAATAAATCCTCGCGCCGGAATGTCATTTGCGGATGGTGCAATCCCGGTTTTAAATCGCAGCCAAGCCCCAACATCGTCGTTTTTAGCGCTGGTTTTTTAAAGGAATAAAAGTGAAAATCTTCTCCTCCTGACGTCACGACCGGAGGCAGGCATTTGTCTTTTCCTAACGTGTCGATAATCGCATGCTCCATGAATTGCTGTGCCTGCGGATCAGGATTGGCGGCGACAATGCGAGCATTGGCACTCAGCTCGATCTCAGCGTCATAGATAGCGGCAATCCCTTTCACAACGTGATTCAATCCTTCCACTAACTGATCCATCGCTTCGTTTGTCTGCGCGCGTAAATCAAGGGTAAACTCGGCGTAATCCGGTATGACGTTCGCACTCTTTTCCCCGGCATGAAACTTCGTCATTTTAATGGACGCCGGAACTTGCGGATCGATATGAATTTTGCTTAGTTCTTGTACAATCGCGCTCCCCACTTCAATGACGTTCACGCCAAGATGCGGCCTTGCCGCATGCGCCGCCACTCCTCTAATCCGCCCTTCAATGCATTGCGCTGCCCCATGCAAAATGGCCGGTGCCGCATAACCGCTTTTCACTTCTTGAATTGGCCGCAAATGGACGCCATATAGAAACTCAATGTCATCGACTACGCCTTTTTCTACAAATTTTAACGCTCCTGCCCCTTTTTCTTCTGCTGGCTGGAAAAGAAGCTTTAACTTCCCAGGCGGCTTATAGCCAATGCGGTGAAACAGCTTTGCCACCCCTAGCACCATTGTCATGTGGGCATCATGTCCGCACGCATGATTTGCCTGCCAGACACCGTTCACTTCCTGCCAAAGAGCATCCATATCGCTGCGCAGTCCAACCGTCAACGCTCCACTTCCGATTTCCCCAACCACACCAGGACAATCCGCAAACGTTTGAACGCGGTACCCTTCTTTTAGCAACTGCTGCTTAATAAACTGTGTCGTTTTCCACTCTTCCCAGCTAATTTCCGGATGGCGATGGAGGTAGTCAAAAATTTCTAATATTTCCGACTTCATTTCGTTGATGATATTCCTCATTATGCTCTCCCCCGCTGATATCATAGTCAACATTTCGAAACATTGGACGCGTTTCGAAAATGGTTATTACACATAATTATAATATTCGAAATAAATGTTGCAACCTTAGGCATACTGATTAATCAAGAAAAACTATTGGCAATCCAATAAAAATCCTAAACTTCGCTATTCGAAGTTTAGGATGCGTCATGACCGCCACCGTTTGATCAGCTGATTGAAGACTTCGGAAAAAATCAATCCCATTGCAATCGCTCCAGAAATCATAAACGCTTTGGCCGCAAGCGATATCGCCGCATTGTAGTCATTGAGAACGACATGGCGCATCGCTTCAAACGCCGTTCCTCCCGGCACGAGCGGAATGATCCCGGAAACGCTGAAAATGGTAGCTGGCGTCTTATAAAGCCGCGCGAACAAATTGCTGAGCATGGCCACGAAAAAAGCGGCAACAAACGTCGCCATCACGTTGTTTAAATGGTGTTCTGCCAAGAAAAAATAGACCGTCCAGCCGACCATTCCGACAAACCCGCTATTGATTAGTAATTTTTTTGGAATGTTAAAAATCATCCCAAACAAAGCCGAAGCAATAAAACTGAGCAATAATTGCTGAACAATCATCAACGTTTCCCCTTACTCGTTAACGAATCGATAAAATAAGAGCAATACCCGTTCCGATGGCAAACGCCGTCAAAAACGCCTCTGCCCCCCGGGACAGCCCTGCAATAAGATGCCCCGCCATTAAGTCGCGCACCGCATTCGTAATCGCCAATCCGGGCACGAGCGGCATCACCGACCCGATCATCATTTTTCCTAAATCCGTTCCTAACCCCGCCATCATCATTAGCAGCGCCAATCCACCGGCGACAAACGAAGCGAAAAACTCGGCGAAAAAGCGAATTTTCACAAGGCGATGAACCATTTCAAAGCAATAAAATCCCGCTCCTCCGGAAAGAAGCGAAGGAAGAAAGTTATTCCATCCACCAAGCATAACAGCAAAACAACCGCTCCCTATCGCCGAGGCGATTACTTGCAGCCAAAGAGGGTAGGCGAATTTTTGCGCTTCTACTTCTTTTAACTGTTCATACGCTTCTTCGAGCGTCAACTCTCCTTTGCTAATCCGGCGAGAAATGCTGTTCACCATTGCTACTTTCTGCAAATCGGTCGAGCGCTCGGAAATGCGGATAAACTGCGTCGAATTCTTTTTATCAATCGAAAAAATAATCCCTGTCGGCGTCACATAGCTATGCGAACGGGGAATGCCAAAGGAAGCGGCAATGCGCATCATCGTATCTTCCACACGATATGTTTCCCCACCGCTTTCGAGTATAATTTTTCCCGCCAACAGGCAAACATCGACAATATCATTCGTCCGGTCTGAATAAGTTGGCATATTTCACCCTCTCCGTCCATACTTGAGATATTACATAAAAATAGATCGTTACACAATAGTGTGCCCTTCTTTTACATTTCTGCCGCTTTCATGCCAAGAAATGCGAGCAATATCCCAAACGTATAACTGACCCCAAGATAGAGAATGAGCAATTTCCACTGCTTATTCAAATGCAATGTAATATTCTCAAGCTTAA is a window encoding:
- the menC gene encoding o-succinylbenzoate synthase, encoding MGINVKYVVLRHLQMELKSPFTTSFGTFRNKEFILVEAIDEDGVSGWGESVAFSSPWYNEETVKTNWHMLEDFLLPLLFQTSLEHPDELGQRFSVIRKNQMAKAAIEGAVWDLFAKKQQLPLHKALGGTKSSIEVGVSIGIQKNVDDLLRVIERYVQEGYRRIKIKIKPGWDVDIIREVRRRFPDVPLMADANSAYSLQDIDRLRALDEFQLMMIEQPLAADDIVDHATLQRHINTPICLDESIHSIEDVRKAIQLGSCQIVNIKIGRVGGLTEAKRIHDLCQANGIPVWCGGMLEAGVGRAHNIAITTLENFAMPGDTAASSHYWEKDIIVPEVVVHNGTIVVPEAPGIGYEVDRRQVDRYTVFAKTYRAQ
- a CDS encoding M20 peptidase aminoacylase family protein; this encodes MRNIINEMKSEILEIFDYLHRHPEISWEEWKTTQFIKQQLLKEGYRVQTFADCPGVVGEIGSGALTVGLRSDMDALWQEVNGVWQANHACGHDAHMTMVLGVAKLFHRIGYKPPGKLKLLFQPAEEKGAGALKFVEKGVVDDIEFLYGVHLRPIQEVKSGYAAPAILHGAAQCIEGRIRGVAAHAARPHLGVNVIEVGSAIVQELSKIHIDPQVPASIKMTKFHAGEKSANVIPDYAEFTLDLRAQTNEAMDQLVEGLNHVVKGIAAIYDAEIELSANARIVAANPDPQAQQFMEHAIIDTLGKDKCLPPVVTSGGEDFHFYSFKKPALKTTMLGLGCDLKPGLHHPQMTFRREDLLVGIEILAKTIMETFEHFPLQGEAEGEYLAAKN
- a CDS encoding threonine/serine exporter family protein — its product is MIVQQLLLSFIASALFGMIFNIPKKLLINSGFVGMVGWTVYFFLAEHHLNNVMATFVAAFFVAMLSNLFARLYKTPATIFSVSGIIPLVPGGTAFEAMRHVVLNDYNAAISLAAKAFMISGAIAMGLIFSEVFNQLIKRWRS
- a CDS encoding threonine/serine exporter family protein: MPTYSDRTNDIVDVCLLAGKIILESGGETYRVEDTMMRIAASFGIPRSHSYVTPTGIIFSIDKKNSTQFIRISERSTDLQKVAMVNSISRRISKGELTLEEAYEQLKEVEAQKFAYPLWLQVIASAIGSGCFAVMLGGWNNFLPSLLSGGAGFYCFEMVHRLVKIRFFAEFFASFVAGGLALLMMMAGLGTDLGKMMIGSVMPLVPGLAITNAVRDLMAGHLIAGLSRGAEAFLTAFAIGTGIALILSIR